The Cellulomonas wangleii genome includes a region encoding these proteins:
- a CDS encoding NYN domain-containing protein, whose protein sequence is MAEPQDGAQDEVQDAAEVPADLRAALVRLAADVLGETDPAQTPAALRAVRRFAPRRRATAGALPLWTALQEDEGFRARVTRVWLLAQDGAPAAAEPDAAGPPPGASPDAPALDRAVGAWLQGHPWQDLLRPEAPAPRQDADARRDEAAAREAARLRVALGVAREGERAAREELAALQRELRRLRSDADRARGDARALAAAAAEDARRAAADHAAATAERAAAAADLRAATAERAVARDTARTGRRLAETRARLLLDTLIDAAGGLRAELALPPVVDLPADLAAPADAAPADRPTSRGRSVDDPALLDDLLRLPRAHLLVDGYNVSKTGWPGTTLADQRRLVVDGMAALAAQTGAEITCCFDGQPGHRAVAAVRGVRVLFTSGETADDLLRRLVAAEPPGRVLVVATSDREIVRDVEAHGAWAVPAVTVVERLRRR, encoded by the coding sequence ATGGCGGAGCCGCAGGACGGGGCGCAGGACGAGGTGCAGGACGCCGCCGAGGTGCCCGCGGACCTGCGGGCGGCGCTGGTGCGCCTGGCCGCCGACGTGCTCGGGGAGACCGACCCCGCGCAGACGCCCGCGGCGCTGCGTGCGGTGCGACGCTTCGCACCCCGGCGGCGCGCGACGGCCGGTGCGCTGCCCCTGTGGACGGCGCTGCAGGAGGACGAGGGCTTCCGGGCGCGCGTCACCCGGGTGTGGCTGCTCGCGCAGGACGGTGCGCCCGCAGCGGCGGAGCCCGACGCGGCCGGACCGCCGCCCGGGGCGTCCCCCGACGCTCCGGCGCTCGACAGGGCGGTCGGCGCCTGGTTGCAGGGGCACCCGTGGCAGGACCTGCTGCGCCCGGAGGCCCCCGCGCCCCGTCAGGACGCCGACGCGCGCCGCGACGAGGCGGCCGCGCGCGAGGCCGCCCGGCTGCGGGTCGCCCTGGGCGTGGCCCGCGAGGGCGAGCGTGCGGCCCGCGAGGAGCTCGCGGCGCTGCAGCGCGAGCTGCGCCGGCTCCGCTCGGACGCCGACCGCGCGCGCGGCGACGCGCGGGCACTGGCCGCGGCGGCCGCCGAGGACGCCCGGCGGGCGGCCGCGGACCACGCCGCCGCCACCGCCGAGCGGGCGGCCGCGGCCGCGGACCTGCGGGCGGCGACGGCCGAGCGCGCCGTGGCCCGGGACACCGCACGCACCGGCCGGCGCCTCGCGGAGACGCGCGCCCGCCTGCTGCTCGACACGCTGATCGACGCCGCCGGCGGGCTGCGTGCCGAGCTGGCGCTGCCGCCGGTCGTCGACCTCCCGGCCGACCTCGCGGCGCCCGCGGACGCGGCGCCGGCCGACCGGCCCACGTCGCGGGGTCGCTCGGTCGACGACCCGGCGCTGCTCGACGACCTGCTGCGGCTGCCGCGGGCGCACCTGCTCGTCGACGGCTACAACGTGTCGAAGACCGGCTGGCCCGGCACGACGCTGGCCGACCAGCGACGGCTCGTGGTGGACGGCATGGCGGCGCTGGCCGCGCAGACCGGCGCGGAGATCACCTGCTGCTTCGACGGGCAGCCCGGCCACCGGGCCGTCGCGGCCGTGCGGGGCGTGCGGGTGCTGTTCACGTCGGGGGAGACGGCGGACGACCTGCTGCGCCGCCTGGTGGCGGCCGAGCCGCCGGGCCGCGTCCTCGTGGTGGCGACGTCGGACCGCGAGATCGTCCGCGACGTCGAGGCGCACGGCGCCTGGGCGGTGCCGGCGGTGACGGTCGTGGAGCGGCTGCGGCGCCGCTGA
- a CDS encoding AMP-dependent synthetase/ligase → MDESHSPLLVEVDPSDNLNDLLASRVRSTPDRVLVERYVDGAWLPMTAREYDAAIVAAARGLVAKGVQPGDRVGIMSRTRYEWSLLDWATWAVGAVPVPLYETSSAEQVAWILTDADVSLLVVETQAHADVVAEVRGQAPTLREVLVIDDGALDTLVAAGAGVEESEVARRRGLAARDDLATVIYTSGTTGRPKGVELTHGNFSVLTTNAVEKLSAVVSDPGARTMLFMPLAHVFARFVHVLTVPAGATLGHWPDTKTLIEGIGTFRPTFILSVPRVFEKVYNSAEQKAAAGGKGAIFQRAAKTAIVYSRALDTPRGPSPWLRLQHKVADVLVLSKLRKVLGGQVEWAISGGAPLGERLGHFYRGVGLKVLEGYGLTETTAPATVNLPERTKIGTVGPALPGTALRLAADGEIEIKGIQVFRGYHNNPQATADSMQDGWFRTGDLGSIDEDGFLRITGRKKEIIVTAGGKNVAPSVLEDRLRGHPLVSQVVVVGDQRPFIGALITLDPEGVPGWLSAHGKPAMSVEEAAKDPDVLASLDRAVERTNKAVSRAESIRRYRILDRDLTIADGYLTPKLSVRRAEVLKDFAAEVEALYTSGER, encoded by the coding sequence ATGGACGAGTCCCACAGCCCTCTCCTCGTCGAGGTCGATCCGTCGGACAACCTCAACGACCTGCTCGCGTCCCGCGTGCGCAGCACGCCGGACCGGGTGCTCGTCGAGCGCTACGTGGACGGCGCCTGGCTGCCCATGACGGCGCGCGAGTACGACGCCGCGATCGTGGCGGCCGCGCGTGGGCTCGTCGCCAAGGGCGTGCAGCCCGGCGACCGCGTGGGCATCATGTCGCGGACGCGGTACGAGTGGTCCCTGCTCGACTGGGCGACGTGGGCGGTCGGCGCGGTCCCCGTGCCGCTGTACGAGACGTCGTCGGCCGAGCAGGTCGCCTGGATCCTCACGGACGCCGACGTCAGCCTCCTGGTGGTCGAGACGCAGGCGCACGCCGACGTCGTGGCCGAGGTGCGCGGCCAGGCGCCCACCCTGCGCGAGGTGCTCGTCATCGACGACGGCGCGCTCGACACGCTGGTGGCGGCCGGTGCCGGCGTCGAGGAGTCCGAGGTGGCGCGCCGTCGTGGTCTCGCGGCGCGCGACGACCTCGCCACCGTCATCTACACGTCCGGCACCACGGGCCGTCCGAAGGGTGTCGAGCTCACGCACGGCAACTTCTCGGTCCTGACGACGAACGCGGTCGAGAAGCTCAGCGCCGTCGTGTCCGACCCCGGCGCGCGGACCATGCTCTTCATGCCCCTCGCGCACGTGTTCGCGCGGTTCGTGCACGTGCTGACGGTCCCGGCGGGCGCGACCCTGGGCCACTGGCCCGACACCAAGACCCTCATCGAGGGCATCGGGACCTTCCGCCCCACGTTCATCCTCTCCGTGCCGCGCGTGTTCGAGAAGGTCTACAACTCGGCCGAGCAGAAGGCCGCCGCCGGGGGCAAGGGCGCGATCTTCCAGCGGGCCGCCAAGACCGCGATCGTCTACTCCCGTGCACTGGACACCCCGCGCGGGCCGAGCCCCTGGCTGCGGCTGCAGCACAAGGTCGCCGACGTGCTGGTGCTCTCGAAGCTGCGCAAGGTGCTCGGGGGGCAGGTCGAGTGGGCCATCTCCGGCGGTGCGCCCCTCGGCGAGCGGCTCGGGCACTTCTACCGCGGGGTCGGCCTGAAGGTCCTCGAGGGCTACGGCCTGACGGAGACCACGGCACCCGCCACGGTCAACCTGCCGGAGCGCACCAAGATCGGTACCGTCGGCCCCGCGCTGCCGGGCACCGCGCTGCGGCTGGCCGCCGACGGCGAGATCGAGATCAAGGGCATCCAGGTCTTCCGCGGGTACCACAACAACCCGCAGGCGACCGCCGATTCCATGCAGGACGGCTGGTTCCGCACGGGCGACCTCGGCTCGATCGACGAGGACGGCTTCCTGCGGATCACCGGCCGCAAGAAGGAGATCATCGTGACGGCGGGCGGCAAGAACGTCGCCCCGAGCGTGCTCGAGGACCGGCTGCGGGGCCACCCCCTGGTGAGCCAGGTCGTCGTGGTCGGTGACCAGCGGCCGTTCATCGGTGCGCTCATCACGCTGGACCCCGAGGGCGTGCCCGGCTGGCTCAGCGCGCACGGCAAGCCCGCGATGTCGGTCGAGGAGGCGGCGAAGGACCCCGACGTCCTGGCGTCCCTGGACCGGGCCGTCGAGCGCACCAACAAGGCCGTCTCGCGCGCCGAGTCCATCCGCCGGTACCGGATCCTCGACCGCGACCTGACGATCGCCGACGGGTACCTCACGCCGAAGCTCAGCGTCCGCCGGGCCGAGGTGCTCAAGGACTTCGCCGCCGAGGTCGAGGCCCTGTACACCTCCGGGGAGCGCTGA
- the qcrC gene encoding cytochrome bc1 complex diheme cytochrome c subunit, with the protein MKALAARRHDRRAPVVLLLLALLLTGALYAVLSPTSADAAPAAASADQVETGEKLFQANCATCHGPDATGTDVVPSLVGVGAAAVDFQVGTGRMPMQANGPQAPAKPAQFDEEQIAALAAYVAALGPGPAVPTAEQVDPALGDPANGMALFRTNCSMCHNAVGAGGALSQGKWAPNLWETTPTHLYEAMATGPQSMPVFNDATLTPDEKRDIIAYVDLQRESPPGGLDLGSLGPVSEGLWAWVIGMGLLIGAAVWIGARSS; encoded by the coding sequence GTGAAGGCACTCGCAGCCCGCAGGCACGACCGGCGTGCGCCGGTCGTGCTGCTCCTGCTGGCGCTGCTCCTCACCGGCGCGCTGTACGCCGTGCTGTCCCCCACGTCCGCCGACGCCGCCCCCGCGGCGGCATCGGCTGACCAGGTCGAGACCGGTGAGAAGCTGTTCCAGGCCAACTGCGCGACCTGCCACGGGCCGGACGCCACCGGGACCGACGTGGTCCCGTCGCTCGTCGGCGTCGGCGCCGCGGCGGTCGACTTCCAGGTCGGCACCGGGCGCATGCCCATGCAGGCGAACGGTCCGCAGGCCCCCGCCAAGCCGGCGCAGTTCGACGAGGAGCAGATCGCTGCCCTGGCCGCGTACGTCGCGGCGCTCGGCCCCGGACCGGCCGTGCCGACCGCCGAGCAGGTCGACCCCGCGCTGGGTGACCCGGCCAACGGCATGGCGCTGTTCCGCACCAACTGCTCGATGTGCCACAACGCCGTCGGCGCCGGTGGCGCGCTGTCGCAGGGCAAGTGGGCCCCGAACCTGTGGGAGACCACGCCCACCCACCTGTACGAGGCGATGGCGACCGGCCCGCAGTCGATGCCCGTCTTCAACGACGCCACCCTCACGCCGGACGAGAAGCGCGACATCATCGCCTACGTCGACCTGCAGCGTGAGAGCCCGCCCGGCGGTCTCGACCTCGGCAGCCTCGGCCCCGTCAGCGAGGGCCTGTGGGCGTGGGTCATCGGCATGGGACTGCTCATCGGAGCAGCGGTCTGGATCGGAGCGAGGTCCTCGTGA
- a CDS encoding Lrp/AsnC family transcriptional regulator, whose product MLTAIVLIDCDAARIPEVAAAAAEIEGVSEVYSVTGEVDLIAMVRVREHERLADVIADKVSKLDGVLRTQTYIAFRAYSRHDLDEAFALGLED is encoded by the coding sequence ATGCTCACTGCCATCGTGCTGATCGACTGCGACGCCGCCCGCATCCCGGAGGTCGCGGCCGCGGCCGCGGAGATCGAGGGCGTCAGCGAGGTGTACTCGGTGACCGGCGAGGTCGACCTCATCGCCATGGTCCGTGTGCGGGAGCACGAGCGGCTGGCCGACGTCATCGCCGACAAGGTCAGCAAGCTCGACGGCGTCCTGCGGACGCAGACGTACATCGCGTTCCGTGCGTACTCGCGGCACGACCTCGACGAGGCGTTCGCACTCGGCCTCGAGGACTGA
- a CDS encoding DEDD exonuclease domain-containing protein — protein sequence MPTARRLRPLEHTAPGPGAAPVQLGLDELGTPLRDVTFVVVDLETTGGRATEDAITEIGAVKVRGGEVLGEFQTLVDPGGPVPPFIQVLTGITTSMLVGAPTIAQVLPSFLEFARGSVLVAHNAPFDVGFLRAAAARLDRPWPGFPVVDTVRLARRVVLRDEAPNHKLSTLAALFGAQVTPNHRALSDARATVDVLHALLGRLAPLGVTHLEDLATATDPVPADVRRRSTLADGLPDSPGVYLFRGPREEVLYVGVSTTSLRRRVRSYFTSAEKRGRMTEMVRLAERVDPVVCVSPLEARVRELRLIAEHSPRYNRRSRSPERMPWVRLTDEPFPRLSVVRDVRPGPTHIGPFASRALAQQAVDALHAAFALRQCTGRLPATPAPGAHACVLAEVGRCGAPCTGGQDVTTYADVADAVRRSMTGDPAAVAEAHAARIRTLATQERFEEAAAVRDRLTAFLRGAARAQRHGRLATVRELVAACRTQDGGWELVLVRHGRLAGTAVVDRRTDPRPVVASLHAGGEHVAPPVAPATAAHPEETDLLLTWLEQPGVRLVEVDGEWSSPVRAAQAVRDVAAAVALDLVAPRAPLVDDTPGSPAGVPQRTA from the coding sequence ATGCCCACCGCTCGTCGTCTGCGTCCGCTCGAGCACACGGCACCCGGACCGGGCGCCGCGCCCGTGCAGCTCGGGCTGGACGAGCTCGGCACGCCGTTGCGGGACGTGACGTTCGTGGTGGTGGACCTCGAGACGACCGGTGGCCGCGCCACGGAGGACGCGATCACCGAGATCGGGGCGGTCAAGGTCCGTGGCGGCGAGGTCCTCGGCGAGTTCCAGACGCTCGTCGACCCCGGGGGGCCCGTCCCGCCGTTCATCCAGGTGCTCACGGGGATCACCACGTCGATGCTCGTCGGCGCGCCGACGATCGCCCAGGTCCTGCCGAGCTTCCTGGAGTTCGCCCGCGGGTCGGTGCTCGTTGCGCACAACGCACCCTTCGACGTCGGGTTCCTGCGGGCCGCCGCGGCGCGGCTCGACCGTCCGTGGCCCGGCTTCCCGGTGGTGGACACGGTGCGGCTCGCGCGCCGCGTCGTGCTGCGCGACGAGGCGCCCAACCACAAGCTCTCGACCCTGGCCGCCCTGTTCGGCGCGCAGGTCACCCCGAACCACCGCGCGCTGTCCGACGCGCGGGCGACCGTCGACGTGCTCCACGCGCTGCTCGGTCGGCTCGCGCCGCTGGGCGTCACGCACCTCGAGGACCTCGCGACGGCCACCGACCCCGTCCCGGCGGACGTGCGCCGCCGCAGCACGCTGGCCGACGGCCTGCCCGACTCCCCCGGCGTCTACCTCTTCCGTGGCCCGCGCGAGGAGGTGCTGTACGTCGGGGTGTCGACGACCTCGCTGCGCCGCCGCGTGCGCAGCTACTTCACCTCGGCCGAGAAGCGCGGCCGCATGACCGAGATGGTGCGGCTGGCCGAGCGCGTGGACCCCGTGGTGTGCGTGTCGCCGCTGGAGGCGCGGGTCCGCGAGCTGCGCCTCATCGCCGAGCACTCCCCGCGCTACAACCGCCGCTCCCGGTCCCCCGAGCGCATGCCCTGGGTGCGCCTGACGGACGAGCCCTTCCCGCGGCTGTCCGTCGTGCGGGACGTGCGGCCGGGGCCGACCCACATCGGGCCGTTCGCGTCCCGGGCGCTCGCGCAGCAGGCGGTGGACGCCCTGCACGCGGCGTTCGCGCTGCGCCAGTGCACCGGCCGGCTGCCGGCGACGCCGGCGCCCGGAGCCCACGCCTGCGTGCTCGCCGAGGTCGGGCGGTGCGGTGCGCCGTGCACCGGCGGCCAGGACGTCACGACGTACGCCGACGTGGCGGACGCGGTGCGCCGCTCGATGACCGGCGACCCCGCGGCCGTGGCGGAGGCCCACGCGGCGCGCATCCGCACGCTGGCCACGCAGGAGCGCTTCGAGGAGGCCGCGGCGGTGCGCGACCGCCTCACGGCGTTCCTGCGCGGCGCGGCGCGCGCGCAACGGCACGGCCGCCTGGCCACGGTCCGCGAGCTCGTCGCCGCGTGCCGCACGCAGGACGGCGGGTGGGAGCTCGTGCTGGTCCGGCACGGCCGGCTGGCCGGCACCGCGGTCGTCGACCGGCGCACCGACCCGCGCCCCGTCGTCGCGAGCCTGCATGCCGGCGGGGAGCACGTGGCGCCGCCCGTGGCGCCTGCGACCGCCGCGCACCCGGAGGAGACGGACCTGCTGCTGACCTGGCTGGAGCAGCCGGGCGTGCGCCTCGTGGAGGTGGACGGCGAGTGGTCCTCGCCGGTCCGCGCGGCGCAGGCGGTGCGCGACGTGGCTGCGGCGGTAGCCCTCGACCTCGTCGCGCCGCGCGCGCCGCTGGTCGACGATACGCCCGGCTCCCCTGCCGGGGTGCCGCAGCGCACGGCATGA
- a CDS encoding response regulator transcription factor, which produces MSTANPAARAPRILLYSDDVDAREQVRLAVGRRLGRGEPDIAWVEVATADAAIAATDAGGLDLLVLDGEADKVGGLGLCRQLKDEVYDCPPVLVLTGRPQDAWLASWSNADAVVSRPLDPVVLHAAVADLVHAGVPRG; this is translated from the coding sequence ATGAGCACCGCGAACCCGGCGGCCCGCGCGCCGCGCATCCTGCTGTACAGCGACGACGTGGACGCGCGTGAGCAGGTGCGTCTCGCGGTCGGTCGCCGCCTCGGGCGGGGCGAGCCAGACATCGCCTGGGTCGAGGTCGCCACCGCGGACGCCGCGATCGCCGCCACGGACGCCGGCGGCCTGGACCTGCTGGTGCTCGACGGCGAGGCCGACAAGGTCGGCGGGCTCGGCCTGTGCCGCCAGCTCAAGGACGAGGTGTACGACTGCCCGCCCGTGCTCGTGCTGACCGGGCGGCCGCAGGACGCCTGGCTGGCGTCGTGGTCCAACGCAGACGCCGTCGTGAGCCGGCCGCTGGACCCGGTCGTGCTGCACGCGGCGGTCGCCGACCTCGTGCACGCGGGCGTGCCGCGCGGATGA
- the trpD gene encoding anthranilate phosphoribosyltransferase, whose translation MTVTTTWPDLLTTLVRGQDLDSGHAAWAMDRIMSGDASPSQVAGFLVALRAKGETVDELAGLADTMLAHAHRFEVPGRTVDVVGTGGDRLHTVNVSTMAALVVAGAGLTVVKHGNRAASSSTGSADVLEALGIRLDLPLARVGALASEVGITFCFAGAFHPAMRHAGVTRRDLGIATAFNFLGPLTNPAQPRSNAIGVADARMAGLIAGVLAARGRSALVFRGESDGLDEVAATGPTRFWEVRDGVVREELVDWAAVGVPPVTVEQLRGGAADRNAEVVRALLGGEHGPVRDTVVLNAAAALVADATLPGTSAGTLVERLVAGAGHAERALDDGAAAAVLERWRAAAAA comes from the coding sequence ATGACGGTGACGACGACCTGGCCCGACCTGCTGACGACGCTCGTCCGGGGCCAGGACCTCGACAGCGGGCACGCCGCCTGGGCGATGGACCGGATCATGAGCGGTGACGCCTCGCCCTCGCAGGTGGCCGGCTTCCTCGTGGCGCTGCGCGCCAAGGGCGAGACCGTCGACGAGCTCGCCGGCCTGGCGGACACGATGCTGGCCCACGCGCACCGGTTCGAGGTGCCCGGGCGCACCGTGGACGTCGTCGGGACCGGGGGCGACCGCCTGCACACGGTCAACGTGTCCACGATGGCGGCCCTGGTGGTCGCGGGCGCCGGCCTGACCGTCGTCAAGCACGGCAACCGTGCCGCGTCGTCGTCGACCGGTTCCGCCGACGTGCTCGAGGCCCTGGGTATCCGGCTCGACCTGCCGCTGGCACGCGTGGGCGCCCTGGCGTCCGAGGTGGGGATCACCTTCTGCTTCGCCGGCGCGTTCCACCCGGCCATGCGGCACGCGGGCGTCACGCGACGCGACCTCGGGATCGCGACCGCCTTCAACTTCCTGGGCCCGCTGACCAACCCCGCGCAGCCCCGGTCCAACGCCATCGGGGTCGCCGACGCGCGCATGGCGGGCCTCATCGCCGGCGTCCTCGCCGCCCGTGGCAGGTCCGCGCTGGTGTTCCGGGGGGAGTCGGACGGCCTCGACGAGGTCGCCGCGACCGGTCCCACCCGGTTCTGGGAGGTCCGGGACGGGGTGGTCCGCGAGGAGCTCGTCGACTGGGCCGCCGTCGGGGTACCCCCGGTGACGGTCGAGCAGCTGCGCGGCGGTGCCGCCGACCGCAACGCCGAGGTCGTGCGCGCCCTCCTCGGCGGGGAGCACGGTCCGGTGCGGGACACCGTGGTGCTCAACGCCGCTGCCGCGCTCGTCGCCGACGCGACGCTGCCCGGCACCTCCGCGGGCACGCTCGTGGAGCGGCTGGTCGCCGGGGCCGGGCACGCGGAGCGCGCGCTCGACGACGGCGCGGCCGCCGCGGTCCTCGAGCGCTGGCGGGCTGCCGCCGCGGCCTGA
- the ctaE gene encoding aa3-type cytochrome oxidase subunit III produces MADVSTATAASRPAPHLTVNRPNPVSVGTIVWLASELMFFAGLFAMYFTVRAAVPEEWAVESAKLNLQFAFANTAVLVLSSVTCQMGVWAAERLQPVRTGSLLQFRRWGMNEWMTLTYVMGAVFIGGQIFEYAELVEHGLTISSSPYGSVFYLTTGFHGLHVVGGLIAFLFLLGRSFAAKRFTHHEETTAIVTSYYWHFVDVVWIALFAVIYLVR; encoded by the coding sequence ATGGCGGACGTGTCGACCGCAACGGCTGCCTCGCGCCCCGCCCCCCACCTGACCGTGAACCGACCGAACCCCGTGTCGGTCGGGACGATCGTGTGGCTCGCCAGCGAGCTCATGTTCTTCGCGGGGTTGTTCGCCATGTACTTCACGGTGCGGGCGGCCGTCCCGGAGGAGTGGGCTGTCGAGTCCGCCAAGCTCAATCTCCAGTTCGCGTTCGCGAACACCGCCGTCCTGGTGCTGTCCTCCGTGACCTGCCAGATGGGCGTGTGGGCCGCCGAGCGGCTCCAGCCCGTACGCACCGGGTCGCTGCTGCAGTTCCGGCGGTGGGGCATGAACGAGTGGATGACGCTCACCTACGTGATGGGCGCGGTCTTCATCGGCGGCCAGATCTTCGAGTACGCCGAGCTCGTGGAGCACGGGCTGACGATCTCGTCGTCGCCCTACGGCTCCGTCTTCTACCTGACGACCGGCTTCCACGGCCTGCACGTCGTCGGCGGCCTCATCGCGTTCCTCTTCCTGCTGGGACGCTCCTTCGCCGCCAAGCGCTTCACCCACCACGAGGAGACGACGGCGATCGTCACCTCGTACTACTGGCACTTCGTCGACGTGGTGTGGATCGCGCTGTTCGCGGTCATCTACCTCGTCCGATGA
- the qcrA gene encoding cytochrome bc1 complex Rieske iron-sulfur subunit: MSITQHGHDGHDERPHADTAGSDVVLREGEDSPERFPNPGFGPHRPRRSDVDPAANKRAERQVVALFAISILGTIGFIIAYFAFPLGDSPQTLHRSNLTLGLGLAFALLGIGLAAVHWAKSLMNDHEKAEDRHAQRSSDQTRAEAVQVLKDGVEDSAIGRRGVLKGALVSSLALFPLTIALPLIGEVGEDWNVRKLKHTMWAKNKKLTIDPTGRPIKAADVTVGSVVHVIPEGLDETGAPLDEKAKAVVLLVRLDPRDIKSEQGEGWSYDGIVAFSKICTHVGCPVALYEQQTHHLLCPCHQSTFDVADGAKVVFGPAKRPLPQLPITVDDEGYLVAQSDFHEPIGPSFWERLR; this comes from the coding sequence GTGAGCATCACCCAGCACGGCCACGACGGCCACGACGAGCGGCCGCACGCCGACACGGCGGGCTCGGACGTCGTCCTGCGCGAGGGCGAGGACTCGCCCGAGCGCTTCCCGAACCCGGGCTTCGGCCCTCACCGACCGCGACGCTCCGACGTCGACCCGGCCGCGAACAAGCGTGCCGAGCGGCAGGTCGTCGCCCTGTTCGCGATCTCGATCCTGGGCACGATCGGGTTCATCATCGCGTACTTCGCCTTCCCGCTGGGCGACTCCCCCCAGACGCTGCACCGGTCGAACCTCACGCTCGGGCTCGGGCTCGCCTTCGCCCTGCTGGGCATCGGTCTCGCCGCCGTGCACTGGGCCAAGTCGCTGATGAACGACCACGAGAAGGCCGAGGACCGGCACGCCCAGCGCAGCTCGGACCAGACCCGCGCCGAGGCCGTGCAGGTCCTCAAGGACGGCGTCGAGGACTCGGCGATCGGCCGGCGGGGCGTGCTCAAGGGCGCCCTCGTCTCGTCGCTCGCGCTGTTCCCCCTGACCATCGCGCTGCCGCTGATCGGTGAGGTGGGCGAGGACTGGAACGTCCGCAAGCTCAAGCACACGATGTGGGCGAAGAACAAGAAGCTCACGATCGACCCCACCGGTCGCCCCATCAAGGCGGCCGACGTGACCGTCGGCTCGGTCGTGCACGTGATCCCCGAGGGCCTGGACGAGACCGGCGCGCCGCTCGACGAGAAGGCCAAGGCCGTCGTCCTGCTGGTCCGGCTCGACCCCCGGGACATCAAGTCGGAGCAGGGCGAGGGCTGGTCGTACGACGGCATCGTGGCCTTCTCCAAGATCTGCACCCACGTGGGATGCCCGGTGGCCCTGTACGAGCAGCAGACGCACCACCTGCTGTGCCCGTGCCACCAGAGCACGTTCGACGTCGCCGACGGCGCGAAGGTCGTGTTCGGTCCCGCCAAGCGGCCGCTTCCCCAGCTGCCGATCACCGTCGACGACGAGGGCTACCTGGTCGCGCAGAGCGACTTCCACGAGCCCATCGGTCCGAGCTTCTGGGAGCGGCTGCGATGA